GGCCCTGCGGGCGGCCAGGCGCTGCGCACGCGAGCCTGACACGGTGCTGCTCCCCCTCCCCCTGCGGCGGGCGGTGTTCCCCCGTTTCGGGGAAGCCCCGGGCCCGCCGGTACTTCCGCCAGCCTAGAGCTGCGACTCTGCCCGCATGCCGCGATGCGAACAAGTCCCCCCAGCCGTGGACACTCCGGTCGACGCCGTCATCTCCCGTATGCGCGCGCTCGACGCGGCCCTGCACCCGCGGGACGGGGTGGCGGTCTTCAACCGCGTCTACCTCGCGGTGACGGAGGCGGTGGACCGGTACGTCGACACCGGGCGGTTCGCGGACGCCCACGCCGCGATCACGCTGGACGTACGGTTCGCGCAGCGGTATCTGGCGGCCGTCGAGACGGTGGCGGACGAGCGGCGCCCGCCCGCCTGCTGGCGGCCGCTGTTCCAGTTCCGCCGCCATCCCGGGGTACGGCCGTTACAGTTCGCGCTGGCGGGTATCAACGCGCACATCGGGCACGATCTCGCGCTGGCCGTCGTGGACACCTGTCGTACGCTCGGCTGCGCACCCGTCGATCTGGAGGACGAGTTCGACCTGGTGGGCGATCTCCTCGTCTCGCTGGAGGAGCGCATCCGCGAAGATCTGATGCCGGCCCCCGACCTGTTCCGGATCGCCGACCCGCTGACCCACCTGCTCGGCTCCTGGAGCCTGGACCGCGCCCGGGCCGCCGCGTGGACGGCGGCCCGGGCCCTGTGGGCCCTGCGTGAACTCCCCGACGTCACCGACGAGTTCACGGAGCGCCTGGACACGGCGGTGGGCTTCGCGGGTCGCATGCTGCTCACGCCCCTGGCCGAGCCCGGCTTCCGGCCCTAGTCCTCCGGCAGTTCGACGGGCGCGATCTCGTCGTAGACGTCGCCGGGGCCCGGGTTGGTCGG
This is a stretch of genomic DNA from Streptomyces hawaiiensis. It encodes these proteins:
- a CDS encoding DUF5995 family protein — protein: MPRCEQVPPAVDTPVDAVISRMRALDAALHPRDGVAVFNRVYLAVTEAVDRYVDTGRFADAHAAITLDVRFAQRYLAAVETVADERRPPACWRPLFQFRRHPGVRPLQFALAGINAHIGHDLALAVVDTCRTLGCAPVDLEDEFDLVGDLLVSLEERIREDLMPAPDLFRIADPLTHLLGSWSLDRARAAAWTAARALWALRELPDVTDEFTERLDTAVGFAGRMLLTPLAEPGFRP